The genomic stretch agcagttcaaaaaaaaaaaatcaaaatcaaaagaTTTTGCATCTCACCTTCTGTTCCACAAATGATGAATGTTGTACTACAAACCAAgatacaaaggaaagaaatctgggTTTGAGCAGCCATTTTTCTCCCAAGTTGGATTccagattattttctgttttttatgcGGAAGACAATGGTACAAAGGTCTCTGCTGATTGTGCTCTTAGTAGGGAGCACAGGTAAATTcccttctgaaaatgcattgcaTTAAGCGCTTTCAGAGCTGTAATTGAAATGGAGTACAAATACAATCCCTTAGTGTAACATACCTAATCATGACCTGATCCAGATGATGAATGATTTGGCCCAGCATCAACTGTGAACAACAATGAAAAGTCTAATCCTagttaatctgtttttaattctacAATCCTATACACACCCCAATTcccatttaaatatttaccattTCATATTTGAATCATAGAAGCGCTACAAAGCAGTGAAATTTGAAAGAGTTTCAGAGCTACTGACACTTAAGCttctgtaaacaaacaaacacaacaaaaaatatgtttgcagATCACAAATAACTGGgaagtaacaaaaaaagaaggaaggaaggaagggagggagggagggagggagcttAGTTATTGTAAAAGGTTTAATGAGTGCTAGCACATCTGTGCCATAATTAGCATGGTATGCATGCTTTCCTTCAGGAACTGGCCTCAAACctccaaattaatttttaaacccttttggattttttaaaattaaatgggATATTAAAGCTGAGGGCAAGATTATAGCATCTTTTCTACGACTGTCCAAGGCAACAGAGCAGACTCAGGGGAGGTCAGAAAGCAAGGCCAGCATCTTATGGTATGGGTATTTCtctcaaaagagaaggaaggaccATGACCACTTCCTCTCTACAAAACAGCTTCCTACGGTGGAAATAGGCTGGCCTTCCAATGGGCAGTTTTCCCCTGTTGGCTGAGAAATCCTAACAATTTCTGTAGTACATAGGAGCATGACAACCGTCAGAACAGGTAACTGGCCTTAAACAGATTAGCCTCAAGGTCTTCTTCACAGTTGGGTCTACAAGTTTAGCCTGCTCCACTAGCTCCCAGTTTTCAGATGGCAGAACACACTACGTAACAGATCTGTTTCTCCACCTTTGACTCATTTCACATCTCCCAGATGAATGGTGTGTGTCATCAGCACTCAGTTGCAAAACATACTGTTCCAGGGTCTTCTGTACTGCTTTCACTTCATTCACCTCCAGCATGAGGGCATGTAAAGCCTGCAAAGCCATCTTCTCCACCACAGATGGGTAATACATCATGTAAgttcattctgttttgaaatacagagaTTTGTCAGTCCATTCTTCTTTAGAGGAAAATATAACCTTGGAAATGAGAcaggtaaaagcaaaattttcagtgcagcagaatTCAGAGCTACTTGCCATTTCTTATATAGATTCCAAGCCTCTGGGTTGTGCTAATTTTGGAGCTGTATGACAATTTCTTACAGAATTCACTTGGAACTGTGCAAACATGCACTGTAGAATACAACTTGCCTCTTATTTATAATACTTCCCTcacatttttctggaaaattctttttattatttttgttccagTTCAGCCTGAAAACATAAAGATTTAAGTAGCAGGTAAGGTACGtgttaaataaaggaaaatgagattcCTTTCAGGGGAGGGTCATTCTAACACACAACTCCATTATCACAAAGTTACAGTAACACAAGGTATCTTTTAATTTAGATCCCAGCTTTCCACTCCTTGTTTTCATCTCAGCAACGAAAGGCTGAAATAactcttttgaaaaatgaattccCAGTTTAAATCAGAGCTAACACTGTCTGTTTTCAGATATGAATGAGTTCTCTTCTTGTCACTTTTGGTTCACATTCAGCCACTCCATTTTTATATGGAATCCAAAAGTAATACTGTCTTGTCTAATGTAGATGCCCAAAATGATAAATCTACACACcacatcagctgaagaaaagcttCCAAAGAATGGGCaacaaaatttccttttatgctTTTTCACCATAAAGAGGATCTCCTCAAAACACCAAAACAGGTAGTGAGGTCTATCAGCTCAAATGAGCTCTGAGCTATCTCACATTAACAGCCCTCGCTCACCTCATAAGCATGGACCATCACTCCTTAAGCTATTTCTCCCCCTTCTCAGTGAACAAAATCAGTATCAGATGTATTAGCAATTAGACAGattgctatttaatttttagtgatctaagaggaaaaaaaaacaccaccaattttcacttttattacAGTGTTCTGAATTGAAAGAACTGTTTATCACAGCAGCAATACCAATGCAGAGAGGAAAGTGCATGATCTCTGAAGCTGCCAGACAGCAGTGGTAACCAGAAAGTTCCTGGTGCACAACTCACAGCAGCGACAGGGATCAAACGGCTGCCTCATGCGCGGGGACAACTGTGCCGAGGCTGCTTACACAAACGTTTGTCGTGAGTAACACAAGAGTAAAGCTCTTATTTCTGCCGGCTGCCAGGAGGGCAGTTCGGGCAGCCGGTGGTGTTTATTACCCATAACCGTGCCTTGAGGCAGTCAGCAAGCTGTCACTTGAGCGATAATAACAAAAACCAATCGTTTCTTTTTTGTAATAACAAATCATCTTTCTGTGATAAGAAATCAAATATATGGCCGAGAAGCTGAAGCAAGATACAGCATGTTTACACAGCAGTCAATGCGTGACTCCCATGATGAAAGGGTGAATGAAGCTGCGCTATAAACCATCGCTACAGCCTCGATCGCTCCACTTACTGTAACAacgtgatttatttttttttttacatgcagtctgcatttcaaattaactcagtgataaaaaaaaaaaaatcgcctTAAGCAAAACGTTTTTAACAGGCGATTTAACTCCCCCAGCCCCCACACCAACCAGCTCACCTCCGGGCCCCGCAACACCGCTTCGCTCCCTGACACGCCCACcgccctgctcctctccctgccgGGCCGCGCCGAGCACCCCGCCGCCACGCCTCCCCCCTGCACGGCTGCGCGCGGCTTCTGCTCCGTTCCACCACTCGCCCACGGGGGAGCGCTCCGCACAAGCGCTGCCCGCCCGGTGCGTTGGCGAATCGCGTCCGGGCTCCTTCCGCCCCGCCGGCAGTGCCGCCATGGTGGGCCCGGGCGGCGGCGCGCCGCTGGAGAACGCGAATCCGCTCATCTACCGCCGCTCGGGGGAGCGGCCCGTGACGGCGCAGGAGGAGGACGACGAGCTGCCCGACTCCATCGACGACCGGGAGATCTTCGATATCCTATCGGGAGGGAGGGCGGCGGCGGTGGTGGGGGCGGGCGGGGCGAGGGAGGGCCGCCTCCATCCCGCTTTCCTTAACGCGGCACATCTCATCCGCTCTATAAATGATCCCGAGCACCCGCTCACCCTGGAGGAGCTGAATGTTGTCGAACAAGTTCGAGTTAAAGTGAGACTgtcttgcttttgttgttgctttttttttcttgttgtttatttcattgtatttttctttttctttctttctttcgttgttgttgttgttgtttttgttttaccgTGAGAAGAGGtgtattatatttatttactgcatCGTCAGTGGAGAAAACCCGAGCAGCGGCCTCAGCTCctagcagtgctgtgcatgGGACACAACAGGCAGTGGGTAGAAGCGTGCGAGTTTTGCCCACACGTGTTTGCTTCCTGACAGGTGAACGATGCCGAGAGCACCGTGGCAGTGGAGTTCACACCCACGATCCCGCACTGCAGCATGGCGACGCTAATTGGCCTGTCCATAAAAGTGAAACTGATCAGATCGCTGCCCGAGAGGTTTAAGGTGAGTAATAAAATCACTCcggaaagcagaagagagggaTGGTGTTCAGAAAGCAACTAAATTAGAGTATGAAGCCACTAGAACTTTTTGTTCCATGTTACGGGGGAGGGAAACGCTCCCCCGTAACATGGAACTAAAGGGAAGGAACTAAACTAACAAATGGGTGCAGAACTGCAGTTCTGTGCTGGTGGCATCACAGGTGAGTGGGGTTGTGATGTGGAGGCGCGATGGCACAGAAGGAGATGGCCGTGCTTCGCCCCGCTGCCTGAAGGAGGCTTACGCGGGTGGGAATGCAGTGTTCTTTTGCACTTGGTTTTATTCTTCACGGTACAGTAGCTGGCGTTGTCAGGAAtgtcttttgttcttgttttttttttttttttttttttttttttttNNNNNNNNNNNNNNNNNNNNNNNNGgttgtgttttttgttattttctttattaaaataatttaagctTCCAGTGTTTTGTTgacttgtcttctttttctttctccatgcTTTTTAAGATGGATGTTCATATAACACCAGGAACGCATGCCTCTGAGCACGCAGGTAAGTGTTTTGGTGCTCTGTTATATGGTTTTCTATCATTAATGTAAAAATTAGAGACAAGCTAGATTCCTCCACCTGCAGATCAGCTGTTTGGTATCTGGGACTTTACATAAACCAGCCCTTTCTGGGAGATGTTACAGAACAGGAATGTACAATAATGAAACTTAGAAATGTTTGGTATCTTAAAGTGTTTCCATGGGTAGCCTGTGCTCTCAAGTAGTTGTTGATTTACCTGGAGGGCACAGAAAAAGGGGGGAGGCTGGAGGTAAATTTCCTCTCCTGTTACACGTACACATGCATAGGTTCCTGCTGCTGAACCATAAATAACTTGCTGGTTTGAGATCTGGTAATGTGCTGTTATTGACTTTAGACCACAACTTTGTGATGTAGTTAGCATCTGCAGAGTTATTGTAGCTGAGTACCACAGCAACACTGTGCTATTAGTCTCACTGTAAAGTGCTTCTAAAAAGACCTCCTATGCCAATATTTTGACCGGTTCcttgtggtatttttttctgtacagttAATAAACAGCTTGCTGATAAAGAACGTGTAGCAGCTGCTTTGGAAAACTCTCATTTATTGGAAGTGGTAAATCAGTGTTTGTCTGCTCGATCATAATTGCCTGATCAGGAAACCATTGGTATTCTGCTATGTTAATTTTGTATATAAGTGGTG from Numida meleagris isolate 19003 breed g44 Domestic line chromosome 10, NumMel1.0, whole genome shotgun sequence encodes the following:
- the FAM96B gene encoding mitotic spindle-associated MMXD complex subunit MIP18, which translates into the protein MVGPGGGAPLENANPLIYRRSGERPVTAQEEDDELPDSIDDREIFDLIRSINDPEHPLTLEELNVVEQVRVKVNDAESTVAVEFTPTIPHCSMATLIGLSIKVKLIRSLPERFKMDVHITPGTHASEHAVNKQLADKERVAAALENSHLLEVVNQCLSARS